One region of Primulina tabacum isolate GXHZ01 chromosome 1, ASM2559414v2, whole genome shotgun sequence genomic DNA includes:
- the LOC142531082 gene encoding nicotinamidase 1 yields the protein MVSSHAVDLLKSELPLEQESFRLSGENKTGLVLVDIINGFCTVGSGSLAPPAPNKQISEMVDESVKLAKVFCENKWPVYALLDSHHPDVPEPPYPPHCLAGTEEAKLVPELQWLENQPNVTIRNKDCIDGFIGSLEKDGSNVFVDWVKANKIKAILVVGICTDICVLDFVCSALSARNHGLLSPLEDVIVYSHGCATFDFPVHVARNMKVATAHPQAIMHHVGLCIAKSRGAKVVSDVSFGM from the exons ATGGTTTCTTCGCACGCAGTTGATTTGTTGAAATCTGAGCTTCCGCTGGAGCAGGAGTCTTTTCGTCTCTCCGGTGAAAATAAGACCGGTTTGGTACTCGTTGACATCATTAATGGCTTCTGCACCGTCGGTTCTGGCTCTCTG GCTCCTCCAGCACCGAATAAACAAATTTCTGAGATGGTTGATGAATCTGTGAAACTTGCAAAGGTGTTCTGTGAAAATAAATGGCCTGTATATGCTTTGCTTGATAGTCATCATCCAGATGTTCCGGAGCCGCCTTATCCTCCTCACTGTCTAGCTGGAACAGAGGAGGCGAAATTGGTTCCCG AATTGCAGTGGTTGGAAAACCAACCAAATGTAACAATCCGGAACAAGGATTGTATTGATGGATTTATCGGTTCATTGGAAAAAGATGGTTCCAATGTCTTTGTTGATTGGGTGAAAGCCAATAAAATCAAAGCT ATTTTGGTTGTAGGTATTTGCACAGATATTTGTGTTCTTGATTTTGTCTGCTCAGCTTTGTCTGCTCGAAACCATGGACTGCTTTCTCCACTGGAGGATGTAATTGTGTATTCACATGGTTGTGCTACTTTTGATTTTCCAGTACATGTTGCCAGAAATATGAAAGTTGCCACAGCTCACCCTCAG GCTATAATGCATCATGTTGGACTCTGCATAGCCAAAAGCAGAGGTGCAAAGGTTGTTTCAGATGTTTCCTTTGGTATGTAG
- the LOC142531156 gene encoding uncharacterized protein LOC142531156: MDSDNSGSLQSSSGGDEEYDSRAAAEDSISAFMNIHPTVTVPHAGLLPSPTLFDPISGYPDPTPPSLLHPSMSWPRSDPISAYSTAFMSSPFQVDNSGFAAHHVPPPAAARNPKKRSRASRRAPTTVLTTDTTNFRAMVQEFTGIPAPPFSSPLSRNRLDFSALPPSYLRRPFPQKVHSTPSFPISAPSSSPLLTEPSSTITSPSIQLPFPQTSNLYNISNPVLNSLLQSNAKFPFSGSFLHGIKPLEFPSNDHSCNIKMGSLDEFGAGLGHVNHVSALQNLISSNQNAPRNDRNKASSPADGNDHQDQTGLVNGDYGSFPGNSNINYSDSPSILQPEKGTENVTTRSEGMMEPWICSSE, translated from the coding sequence ATGGATTCGGACAACAGTGGGAGCCTGCAGTCTTCAAGCGGTGGAGATGAAGAGTACGACTCACGCGCCGCCGCGGAAGACTCCATCTCCGCCTTCATGAACATTCATCCTACAGTAACAGTGCCCCACGCTGGCCTCCTCCCTAGCCCAACGTTGTTCGACCCGATTTCCGGCTACCCGGACCCCACCCCGCCATCTCTTCTACATCCAAGCATGTCCTGGCCAAGATCCGACCCGATTTCCGCCTACTCCACCGCCTTCATGAGCTCTCCTTTCCAGGTGGACAACTCCGGCTTCGCAGCACATCATGTGCCTCCGCCGGCGGCGGCGCGTAATCCAAAGAAGAGATCGAGAGCCTCGAGGCGGGCTCCTACCACCGTGCTGACCACAGACACCACCAATTTCAGAGCCATGGTCCAAGAATTCACCGGGATTCCAGCACCGCCGTTTAGCAGTCCACTTTCAAGAAACAGACTCGATTTTTCAGCCCTTCCGCCGTCATATCTCCGCCGTCCCTTCCCTCAGAAAGTCCACTCAACGCCTTCCTTCCCTATTTCTGCTCCATCTTCCTCCCCACTGTTGACTGAACCTTCATCCACCATTACCTCACCTTCAATTCAACTACCATTTCCACAAACTTCAAATCTTTACAACATTTCGAACCCCGTTCTAAATTCTCTCCTCCAATCCAACGCCAAATTTCCCTTCTCCGGTTCCTTTCTCCATGGCATAAAACCTCTCGAATTCCCATCAAATGATCATAGCTGTAACATCAAAATGGGAAGCTTGGATGAATTTGGTGCAGGTTTAGGCCATGTAAATCACGTATCCGCCCTCCAAAATCTCATCTCCTCCAATCAAAATGCGCCAAGAAATGATCGGAACAAAGCATCGAGTCCAGCTGACGGTAATGATCATCAAGATCAAACGGGACTTGTCAATGGAGACTACGGATCATTTCCAGGGAATTCGAACATAAACTACTCTGATTCTCCGTCGATTCTTCAGCCCGAAAAGGGTACGGAGAACGTTACAACGAGAAGCGAAGGTATGATGGAACCATGGATTTGTTCATCTGAGTAG